In Rhodothermus marinus DSM 4252, a single genomic region encodes these proteins:
- a CDS encoding secondary thiamine-phosphate synthase enzyme YjbQ has product MWVQRTITLRPRPRGFHLITDEVLAQLPELRSVRVGLLHVFIQHTSASLTLNENASPEVRADFERYFSRAVPDGAPYFAHTLEGPDDMPAHIKASLLGSSLLLPVRDGRLALGTWQGIYLCEHRNHGGPRRLVLTLWGEEG; this is encoded by the coding sequence ATGTGGGTGCAGCGTACGATCACCCTGCGGCCGCGCCCGCGCGGCTTTCATCTGATCACCGACGAAGTGCTGGCGCAGCTTCCGGAGTTGCGCTCGGTACGGGTCGGATTGCTGCACGTGTTCATCCAGCACACGTCGGCCAGCCTGACGCTCAACGAGAACGCCAGTCCGGAGGTGCGGGCCGACTTCGAGCGCTACTTCAGCCGGGCAGTGCCCGACGGCGCGCCCTATTTTGCACACACGCTGGAGGGTCCCGACGACATGCCCGCGCACATCAAGGCATCGCTGCTGGGGAGCAGTCTGCTGCTGCCGGTGCGCGACGGACGGCTGGCGCTGGGCACCTGGCAGGGCATCTACCTGTGCGAGCATCGCAACCACGGCGGCCCCCGCCGCCTGGTGCTGACGCTCTGGGGAGAGGAAGGGTAG
- the hemC gene encoding hydroxymethylbilane synthase — protein sequence MPEPTLILGTRGSALALRQATLIRSFLEARGVSVQVEIIRTTGDHIQDVPLAKIGAKGLFTKELDQALLEGRIDLAVHSLKDLPTEMPEGLVVAAVPERAPPWDVFVAHPDFAGRLEDLPTGAVVATSSLRRQAQLRAWRSDLQVVPVRGNVDTRLRKLEAEGWHGLILAEAGLQRLGLLERVRQRIAPEILLPAVGQGALGVVCAEANRRVRALLQALHHAPTAAAVRAERALLHALQGGCQVPVAALAAVEADGTLVLRGRVVSLDGRQLVEGVQRGAMAEPEAVGEALAETLLQQGARAILEEIRGQHP from the coding sequence ATGCCTGAACCGACGCTGATCCTCGGAACGCGGGGAAGTGCGCTGGCGCTGCGGCAGGCCACGCTGATCCGATCCTTTCTGGAAGCCCGTGGCGTATCGGTGCAGGTGGAAATCATTCGCACCACGGGCGACCATATTCAGGACGTGCCGCTGGCGAAGATCGGCGCCAAAGGGCTGTTCACGAAAGAGCTGGACCAGGCGCTGCTGGAAGGGCGCATCGATCTGGCCGTCCATTCTCTGAAAGATCTGCCCACCGAAATGCCCGAAGGGCTGGTGGTGGCGGCCGTGCCGGAGCGGGCTCCGCCCTGGGATGTCTTCGTGGCGCATCCGGACTTTGCAGGACGCCTCGAAGATCTGCCGACGGGGGCCGTGGTGGCTACTTCGTCGCTGCGGCGCCAGGCGCAGCTGCGGGCCTGGCGTTCGGATCTGCAGGTGGTGCCGGTGCGCGGCAACGTCGATACGCGCCTGCGCAAGCTGGAAGCCGAAGGGTGGCACGGGCTGATCCTGGCCGAGGCCGGACTGCAACGCCTGGGATTGCTGGAGCGCGTCCGTCAGCGCATCGCCCCGGAGATTTTGCTGCCGGCGGTGGGGCAGGGGGCGCTTGGAGTGGTCTGCGCCGAAGCCAACCGGCGCGTTCGTGCGTTGCTGCAGGCGTTGCATCACGCACCCACCGCCGCGGCCGTGCGGGCCGAGCGGGCGCTGCTGCATGCGCTCCAGGGCGGCTGTCAGGTGCCTGTGGCCGCACTGGCCGCGGTGGAAGCCGATGGCACGCTGGTCCTGCGCGGGCGCGTGGTTTCGCTCGACGGCCGCCAGCTGGTGGAAGGCGTGCAACGCGGTGCCATGGCGGAACCCGAAGCGGTCGGGGAAGCGCTGGCCGAAACGCTTCTGCAACAGGGCGCCCGTGCGATTCTGGAAGAAATACGCGGGCAGCATCCCTGA
- a CDS encoding DUF433 domain-containing protein, which produces MDWRPYIHADPEILQGKPVVKGTRLSVAFILGLFAAGWTTEQVLENYPTLTREALQAVFAFAAECLREEALYVLPASTSPCDA; this is translated from the coding sequence ATGGACTGGCGTCCGTACATTCACGCTGACCCGGAAATCCTTCAGGGAAAGCCTGTTGTCAAAGGAACCCGTCTCTCGGTTGCCTTTATTCTCGGGCTTTTTGCCGCCGGTTGGACAACGGAGCAGGTGCTCGAGAATTATCCGACCCTGACACGCGAAGCGCTTCAGGCCGTCTTTGCTTTTGCTGCGGAATGCCTGCGCGAAGAGGCCCTGTACGTTCTTCCAGCCAGCACGTCTCCATGCGATGCTTAG
- the glgB gene encoding 1,4-alpha-glucan branching protein GlgB, with the protein MSWLTEEDIRRWESGTFYDSYRKLGAHPDDEGTWFCVWAPHADGVSVLGAFNDWNPEANPLERYGGGLWAGYVPGARPGHTYKYRIRHGFYQADKTDPYAFAMEPPTGSPIEGLASIITRLDYTWHDDEWMQRRKGPASLYEPVSIYEVHLGSWRHKRPGESFSYREIAEPLADYVQEMGFTHVELLPVMEHPYYGSWGYQVVGYYAPTFRYGSPQDLMYLIDYLHQRGIGVLLDWVPSHFAADPQGLVFFDGTTLFEYDDPKMRYHPDWGTYVFDYNKPGVRNFLISNALFWLEKYHVDGLRVDAVASMLYRDYSRKEWTPNIFGGRENLEAIDFIKRFNETVYLHFPEAMTIAEESTAWPGVSAPTYNNGLGFLYKWNMGWMHDTLDYIRRDPIYRKYHHDELTFSLWYAFSEHYVLPLSHDEVVHGKGSLWGKMPGDDWQKAANLRLLFGHMWGHPGKKLLFMGGEFGQHHEWNHDTQLEWHLLDQPYHRGIQLWVRDLNHLYRTNPALWHDGPEGFEWIDFSDRDQSVICYLRRNAGRMLLFVLNFTPVPREHYRVGVPIGGPWREVLNSDAVAYGGSGMGNLGRVEAVPESWHGRPFHLELTLPPLAALILEPEHG; encoded by the coding sequence ATGAGCTGGCTCACGGAAGAAGACATCCGGCGCTGGGAAAGCGGCACATTCTACGACAGCTACCGGAAGCTGGGCGCCCATCCCGACGACGAAGGCACCTGGTTCTGCGTCTGGGCGCCGCATGCCGACGGTGTCTCGGTGCTCGGCGCCTTCAACGACTGGAATCCGGAGGCCAACCCGCTGGAGCGCTACGGCGGCGGCCTGTGGGCCGGCTACGTACCGGGAGCGCGCCCGGGCCATACGTACAAGTACCGGATCCGGCACGGCTTCTACCAGGCCGACAAGACGGACCCCTACGCCTTCGCCATGGAGCCGCCCACCGGCAGCCCCATCGAAGGGCTGGCCTCCATCATCACGCGGCTCGACTACACCTGGCACGACGACGAATGGATGCAGCGCCGTAAAGGTCCGGCCAGCCTCTACGAGCCGGTTTCCATCTACGAGGTCCATCTGGGCTCCTGGCGCCACAAACGACCCGGCGAGTCTTTCTCCTACCGGGAGATTGCCGAGCCGCTGGCCGACTACGTGCAGGAGATGGGCTTCACGCATGTGGAGCTGCTGCCCGTCATGGAACATCCCTACTACGGTTCCTGGGGCTATCAGGTGGTCGGCTACTACGCCCCGACGTTTCGCTACGGCTCGCCTCAGGACCTGATGTACCTGATCGACTACCTGCACCAGCGCGGCATCGGCGTCCTTCTCGACTGGGTCCCGAGCCACTTTGCAGCCGATCCCCAGGGCCTGGTTTTCTTCGACGGGACCACGCTCTTCGAATACGACGATCCCAAGATGCGCTATCACCCCGACTGGGGCACCTACGTGTTCGACTACAACAAACCGGGCGTGCGCAATTTTCTGATCTCCAACGCGCTGTTCTGGCTCGAAAAGTACCACGTCGACGGGCTGCGCGTCGATGCGGTGGCCTCCATGCTCTACCGGGACTACTCACGTAAGGAGTGGACGCCCAACATCTTCGGCGGCCGCGAAAACCTGGAAGCCATTGATTTCATCAAGCGATTCAACGAGACGGTCTACCTGCACTTCCCCGAGGCCATGACGATCGCCGAGGAATCGACGGCCTGGCCCGGCGTGTCGGCCCCCACCTACAACAACGGGCTGGGCTTTCTCTACAAGTGGAACATGGGCTGGATGCACGACACGCTGGACTACATCCGGCGCGACCCCATCTATCGCAAGTATCACCACGACGAGCTGACCTTCTCGCTCTGGTACGCCTTTTCGGAGCATTACGTCCTGCCGCTCTCCCACGACGAGGTGGTGCACGGCAAGGGCTCGCTCTGGGGCAAAATGCCCGGCGACGACTGGCAGAAAGCGGCCAATCTGCGCCTGCTCTTTGGTCACATGTGGGGCCATCCGGGTAAAAAACTGCTCTTCATGGGCGGTGAATTCGGCCAGCACCATGAATGGAACCACGATACGCAGCTCGAATGGCACCTGCTGGACCAGCCCTACCATCGGGGCATTCAGCTATGGGTGCGCGATCTGAACCACCTCTACCGTACGAATCCGGCCCTCTGGCACGACGGACCGGAAGGGTTCGAGTGGATCGACTTCAGCGACCGTGACCAGAGCGTGATCTGCTACCTGCGTAGGAATGCCGGCCGCATGCTGCTGTTCGTACTGAACTTCACGCCTGTGCCACGTGAGCACTACCGCGTGGGCGTGCCGATCGGCGGCCCCTGGCGCGAGGTGCTCAACAGCGACGCGGTGGCCTACGGCGGAAGCGGAATGGGCAACTTGGGCCGCGTCGAGGCGGTGCCCGAGTCCTGGCACGGCCGCCCCTTCCACTTAGAGCTGACGCTTCCCCCGCTGGCCGCCCTCATCCTGGAGCCGGAACACGGGTAG
- a CDS encoding RuBisCO large subunit C-terminal-like domain-containing protein produces the protein MDTRLEVVYRLEVPSEEQGTFARALLLEQTVETPEEVALRVPVVRERLMGEIVELEPLEAGGARLVLQLPVETAGVDPAQFVNVLFGNASLHEQVILEDFELPPALFDRFPGPRFGIEGVRALLGVHDRPLTASALKPVGLSVDELAVLCRSLAEGGIDVIKDDHYWADHPFAPFEERVRRCQEVVQEVSARTGRRVVYAPSLSGTPSQVLRQAEIAQQCGVGAVLLAPMLLGLPFFYELVTRHLEVPVLAHPSFAGAQRILPETLLGKLFRLYGADMIIFPSFGGRFSYSRATCRALAERARQPWGPYRPALPVPAGGMQVERARELVEFFGRDVMLLIGGSLLRAHPGPELTARARALVESVAEAAAALSDPDLA, from the coding sequence ATGGATACCCGCCTGGAAGTTGTCTATCGCCTGGAGGTACCTTCCGAGGAACAGGGGACCTTTGCCCGGGCGCTGCTGCTGGAGCAGACCGTCGAAACGCCCGAAGAGGTGGCGCTGCGCGTGCCGGTGGTACGCGAGCGCCTGATGGGTGAGATCGTGGAACTGGAGCCGCTGGAAGCGGGCGGGGCCCGGCTGGTGCTGCAGTTGCCTGTCGAAACGGCCGGCGTGGACCCGGCCCAGTTCGTCAACGTGCTGTTCGGCAACGCCTCGCTGCACGAACAGGTCATACTGGAAGACTTCGAGCTGCCGCCTGCGCTGTTCGATCGCTTCCCCGGCCCCCGATTCGGGATCGAAGGGGTGCGGGCATTGCTGGGCGTGCACGATCGGCCGCTGACGGCCTCGGCGCTGAAGCCGGTGGGTCTTTCGGTGGACGAGCTGGCGGTACTGTGCCGGAGTCTGGCCGAGGGCGGTATCGACGTGATCAAGGACGATCACTACTGGGCCGATCATCCGTTTGCCCCGTTCGAGGAGCGCGTGCGGCGCTGCCAGGAAGTGGTGCAGGAGGTGTCGGCGCGCACCGGCAGGCGCGTCGTGTACGCACCCAGCCTGTCGGGAACGCCTTCGCAGGTGCTGCGCCAGGCGGAAATCGCCCAGCAGTGTGGCGTGGGGGCCGTGCTGCTGGCGCCCATGTTGCTGGGATTGCCGTTCTTCTACGAGCTGGTCACGCGGCATCTGGAGGTGCCCGTGCTGGCCCATCCCAGCTTTGCCGGCGCGCAGCGCATCCTGCCTGAAACGTTGCTCGGGAAGCTGTTCCGTCTGTACGGGGCCGACATGATCATCTTCCCGAGCTTTGGCGGACGGTTCAGCTACAGTCGGGCGACATGCCGGGCACTGGCCGAGCGGGCACGCCAGCCCTGGGGACCGTACCGGCCGGCGCTGCCGGTGCCGGCCGGTGGGATGCAGGTGGAGCGGGCGCGCGAACTGGTTGAGTTCTTCGGGCGCGACGTCATGCTGCTCATCGGCGGTAGCCTGCTCCGGGCTCATCCGGGACCGGAACTGACGGCCCGGGCACGTGCCCTGGTCGAGAGTGTGGCCGAGGCTGCCGCCGCACTTTCCGATCCGGATCTCGCTTAA
- a CDS encoding DUF5615 family PIN-like protein — MRCLANENFPLSSVHLLRQAGYDVTSIIQEMPGATDHEVLARASREKRIVLTFDRDYGALVYRMRSPVPSGIVLFRFDPQTPEEPAQWLLRVLQQPGLFLEGKFTVIERERVRQRPL, encoded by the coding sequence ATGCGATGCTTAGCCAACGAAAACTTTCCGCTGAGCAGCGTACATCTCCTGCGCCAGGCCGGCTACGACGTCACCTCGATCATTCAGGAAATGCCAGGCGCCACCGATCACGAAGTACTGGCGCGAGCGTCACGTGAAAAGCGCATTGTGCTGACGTTTGACCGAGACTATGGCGCGCTGGTCTACCGCATGCGCAGCCCGGTACCTTCGGGCATCGTCCTTTTCCGCTTCGATCCGCAAACGCCAGAAGAGCCGGCCCAATGGCTCCTTCGGGTGCTCCAACAGCCGGGCCTCTTTTTAGAAGGAAAGTTTACTGTGATCGAACGCGAACGCGTGCGTCAGCGTCCCCTGTAA
- a CDS encoding uroporphyrinogen-III synthase, with protein sequence MAGEVVYLLRVETTESDPFAEALRAAGYRPFVLPVLSVVWCNTEQLRAVLARSEAYGGLIFTSPRAVEAVRRLGSLPEAWRRRPVYVVGPRTAAAAQALGLQPRGEAAGSGRELARLILQAPRPERPLLFLCGARRRDELPALLRAAAFPLEELVVYDTRPSVPELPAEVPDWVVFFSPSGLEAARRLPIARERVRVAAIGPTTAAALQQEGWPVAAVARTPTPEGLLAAMQEATNLS encoded by the coding sequence ATGGCGGGTGAGGTGGTTTATCTGCTCCGGGTGGAAACGACCGAGTCGGACCCCTTTGCCGAAGCGCTGCGGGCAGCGGGCTACCGGCCGTTCGTGCTGCCGGTGCTGTCGGTGGTCTGGTGCAACACCGAGCAACTCCGGGCGGTGCTGGCCCGGTCGGAGGCATACGGCGGGTTGATTTTCACCAGCCCGCGCGCCGTGGAGGCCGTCCGGCGCCTGGGATCGCTCCCGGAGGCCTGGCGCCGACGGCCCGTGTACGTGGTAGGGCCGCGCACGGCCGCCGCCGCGCAGGCACTGGGGCTGCAGCCCCGGGGCGAAGCGGCCGGCTCCGGGCGCGAGCTGGCCCGGCTGATCCTGCAGGCACCGCGTCCAGAGCGTCCGCTGCTGTTTCTGTGCGGCGCGCGTCGCCGCGACGAACTGCCGGCGCTGCTTCGCGCCGCCGCGTTCCCGCTGGAAGAACTGGTCGTGTACGACACCCGACCGTCCGTGCCCGAACTGCCCGCCGAGGTGCCCGACTGGGTCGTATTTTTCAGTCCGTCCGGTCTGGAAGCCGCCCGACGGCTTCCGATCGCCCGGGAGCGGGTGCGAGTGGCCGCCATCGGTCCCACGACGGCCGCAGCGCTGCAGCAGGAAGGCTGGCCGGTGGCCGCCGTGGCCCGGACGCCCACGCCGGAAGGCTTGCTGGCCGCGATGCAGGAAGCAACCAACCTGTCATGA
- the hemA gene encoding glutamyl-tRNA reductase: protein MQGFHALGLNHETASVGVREAFALDREAKRRLYAVWMEAHEGELLLVSTCNRTEAYLYGTDEDVAAVRTLLSRHAGRSWPEAESFHFQDEAALRHVLEVTCGLRSQVLGDAQIFSQIKEDYRLAVEAGSVGTVMHRLLHSAFRAAKRVASETSLHQGTTSVAGVAVQAARRYFARRGQPDLEGVRVLVMGAGEMARLTLEALRALAPSVLMLTNRTHRRAEELAQPGEQLIPWERRAEVLTQCDLVIVATGAPEPVLTADMVPPRCREHALLLIDLSVPRNIDPAIDRLPGYRVLDLDAVKARQAAVEARRREAARQARQICDELLHEFVTWYFHQQALQPVIQTIRDTFETIRRQEIERHHRRFSEIDREELDRLTRSIMQKLLAIPIVRLKSIDPDSIDFVRGVQLLAQLFSRPSCEEAQEVRLPEPSVLLERARAQGPCPFVERPAARPERSAADHA, encoded by the coding sequence ATGCAGGGGTTCCACGCGCTGGGTCTGAACCACGAGACGGCCTCGGTAGGAGTGCGCGAGGCGTTTGCGCTGGATCGGGAAGCCAAGCGCAGGTTGTACGCCGTCTGGATGGAAGCGCACGAAGGGGAGCTGTTGCTGGTTTCGACCTGTAACCGGACGGAGGCCTATCTCTACGGCACCGACGAAGACGTGGCGGCGGTGCGAACCCTGCTCAGCCGGCATGCCGGACGCTCCTGGCCGGAGGCCGAGAGCTTCCACTTTCAGGACGAGGCGGCCCTGCGCCACGTGCTGGAGGTGACCTGCGGGTTGCGCTCGCAGGTGCTGGGCGATGCGCAGATCTTCTCGCAGATCAAAGAAGATTACCGGCTGGCGGTCGAGGCTGGCAGCGTGGGCACCGTCATGCACCGGCTGCTGCACAGCGCCTTCCGGGCCGCTAAGCGGGTGGCTTCCGAGACGAGCCTGCATCAGGGCACTACGTCGGTGGCGGGTGTGGCCGTGCAGGCTGCCCGGCGTTATTTTGCCCGTCGGGGTCAGCCAGACCTGGAAGGGGTGCGCGTGCTGGTGATGGGCGCCGGCGAGATGGCCCGGTTGACGCTGGAGGCGCTGCGTGCGCTGGCGCCTTCCGTGCTGATGCTGACCAACCGCACCCATCGGCGTGCGGAGGAACTGGCGCAGCCCGGCGAGCAGCTCATTCCCTGGGAACGGCGGGCCGAAGTACTGACGCAGTGCGACCTGGTGATCGTGGCCACCGGTGCGCCGGAGCCGGTTCTGACGGCCGACATGGTGCCGCCGCGCTGCCGGGAGCATGCGCTGCTGCTCATCGACCTTTCCGTACCGCGCAACATCGATCCGGCCATCGATCGGCTGCCCGGCTACCGAGTGCTGGATCTGGACGCCGTCAAGGCACGCCAGGCCGCCGTGGAAGCCCGGCGCCGCGAGGCCGCCCGACAGGCCCGACAGATCTGCGACGAACTGTTGCACGAGTTCGTCACCTGGTACTTCCACCAGCAGGCGCTGCAGCCGGTCATCCAGACCATTCGTGACACGTTCGAGACGATCCGGCGCCAGGAGATCGAACGCCACCACCGACGCTTTTCAGAAATCGACCGGGAAGAGCTGGACCGGCTGACGCGTTCCATCATGCAGAAGCTGCTGGCCATTCCCATCGTGCGGCTCAAGAGCATCGATCCGGACAGCATTGACTTTGTGCGGGGCGTTCAACTGCTGGCGCAACTCTTCAGCCGCCCGAGCTGCGAAGAGGCGCAGGAAGTCCGCTTGCCCGAGCCGTCGGTGCTGCTGGAGCGCGCCCGCGCGCAGGGACCCTGCCCGTTCGTCGAGCGACCGGCCGCGCGTCCGGAACGTTCCGCTGCGGACCATGCCTGA
- a CDS encoding M24 family metallopeptidase, with the protein MSQTPHAKRLARLQQLLQEADIDAVALNASPTLTYLTGLEVHLSERPVVGIFPASGKPALVLPELETGKLASLPVALEAFPYGENPDAWPDAFAQALRFCGLTRAQLGVEPQWFRFLELRLLEKAAPEVRVTSAEPVIMRLRSQKDAAEVAATRRALDVAWRALEATLPVIRPGVTERDVAAELTLQLLRAGSDPALPFSPIVAFGPESANPHAVPGDRPLTPPTLILIDWGARVEGYCADLTRMFAFGPLDDELDRIVQIVLEANEAARARVAPSVPAGEVDRAARQVIEQAGYGPYFIHRTGHGLGLEIHEPPYIRGDNSELLAPGMLFTIEPGIYLTGHGGARVEDDVLVTETGAETLSDYPRTLRRLD; encoded by the coding sequence ATGTCGCAGACACCCCATGCGAAACGACTGGCGCGCCTGCAGCAGCTCCTGCAGGAAGCCGACATAGACGCCGTGGCCCTGAATGCCAGTCCCACGCTGACCTACCTGACGGGCCTCGAAGTGCACCTGTCGGAGCGACCGGTGGTGGGCATCTTTCCCGCTTCGGGAAAGCCGGCCCTGGTGCTTCCCGAACTGGAGACCGGCAAGCTGGCGTCGCTTCCGGTGGCGCTCGAAGCCTTTCCCTATGGCGAAAACCCGGACGCCTGGCCTGACGCGTTCGCACAGGCGCTGCGCTTCTGTGGCCTGACGCGGGCGCAGCTCGGCGTTGAGCCGCAGTGGTTTCGGTTTCTGGAGCTTCGGTTGCTGGAAAAAGCCGCGCCGGAGGTGCGCGTCACTTCGGCCGAGCCGGTGATCATGCGCCTGCGCAGCCAGAAAGACGCGGCCGAGGTGGCCGCCACGCGCCGGGCGCTGGACGTTGCCTGGCGCGCGCTCGAAGCGACGCTGCCGGTAATCCGGCCGGGCGTCACCGAACGGGACGTGGCGGCCGAACTGACGCTGCAGCTGCTGCGGGCCGGTAGCGATCCAGCGCTGCCGTTTTCGCCCATCGTGGCTTTCGGGCCGGAAAGCGCCAACCCGCACGCCGTGCCCGGCGACCGGCCACTGACGCCACCCACGCTCATTCTGATCGACTGGGGCGCACGCGTCGAGGGCTACTGCGCCGACCTGACGCGCATGTTCGCCTTCGGTCCGCTCGACGACGAACTGGACCGCATCGTCCAGATCGTGCTGGAGGCCAACGAGGCGGCCCGGGCCCGCGTCGCACCGAGCGTACCGGCCGGCGAGGTGGACCGCGCCGCCCGCCAGGTGATCGAACAGGCGGGCTACGGCCCCTACTTCATCCACCGCACCGGCCACGGACTGGGACTGGAGATCCACGAGCCCCCGTACATCCGGGGCGACAACTCCGAGCTGCTGGCGCCGGGCATGCTCTTTACCATCGAGCCCGGCATCTACCTGACGGGACACGGCGGCGCCCGCGTCGAAGACGACGTGCTCGTCACCGAGACAGGCGCCGAAACGCTCAGCGACTACCCGCGCACGCTGCGCCGCCTGGATTAA